TCCCCGCACCACCTTGGAGGAAATGCCGGCTTCGCGGGCGACATGGGCACAGTTGAGCAGCTCCGAGGACGTGATGGCGGCCACGCGAAGGAACTCGGAGAAGCCGGGGAGGTTCCGGACGAGGGCCTCGCCGGCGATCTCTTCGCGCAGGTAGCCGGCGACGTAGGCGCGGAGTTCCTCCACCGGATGATCCGCAGGACATGCGCCGGCAGCATGCCGGTCAGAACACATCGCTCGACGGAAAACCCGGTCCATCCGGACGGCGGCGATGCAGGCCACAGTTCTCCGAAACACAGCGGCCGCATCTCGCGCCGCCAGGCGCGACCCGCCAGCAGATTGGCGTGGCCTCGCCGGAGCTTGCGGGCGCTGGAACCAGTGAGGACGAATCGAAGCCCGAGGTTCTCGATCAGCCAATGCACCTCGTCGAGCAGCGCGGGCACCTTCTGCACTTCGTCCACGACAATGGTTTGGGAACCCTGACGCCAGACCTCGCTCACGGCACGTTCCCGCAGCAACTGCGGCCGGGCGGCATACTCTGCGAACACCTCCGTCTGAAGCAGGTCAATCCAAGGCACGGCGGCAAACTGCTCCCGCAACCAGAAGCTCTTGCCCGTGCGGCGGGGTCCCCAAAGGAACACACTTCGGTCTGGCGGTATCATCGCGCTCGAAGCGCCAGTGATCCACGTCGCGGGCGAAGACGTCGAGGGCCTTGCGGATCTGATCCTGTTGCCACTCACTGGGGGGCGGCTGGTGGACGGCCAGGTCGGCGAGGAACTGGCTGGCGAGGACGTCCACGGGCCCCTCGACCTAGTGGGTCCGGATGAATTTGAGGAAACGCAGGACATGAACGCTCCACCCGTGGAGTTTTTCGCGGTTCAGTGGGACGCGCTTGGCGGCTCCAGAGGCGCAGGAGCCAGGGCGGGTCGTCGCGAACGGCGCCAGCGGTGCGGCGTCCGCGTGGTGCTGGGGATTCGCGGGGACTGCGGTTCGTGGGATGGTCCACGTGGCCAACCATTCCGCAGCCTATGCAAACATTCAATTCCAGATTGACAGTCCTTCAAATCTAGGCTGCGATTGGGAAGTCTAAACAACGTTCGACAAGGCCATGATCGAGTCCCTCTCCATTCCTACGCCTGGGGTGATCACAGCTACGGTCTCTGGCAGGTGGACTCGAAGATCAGCGTGGGATTGGGTTGGTACGATCATCGCGCCGGAGCCGATTGTTGGGATGGCGTTTCTGCAAGTCGGGGATCATGTCGAGTGGGTCCGGTCAGAGAAGACCGTGCATCCGGAGATGGAGATTCGGCTGTTGTTGGGCCGCTACGACGCCGCGGGACTTGATATTCAGCCGAGCTTCGGCATCGGAGAGAACTCGGTCCGGTGGGGCACGATGCTTACTGACGTGAATCACTTGCCGAGTGTCCCTGAGACGCGCTCAATTCGGGTTGGACGGGCTTTCGCGTTTTGCGCCCCATTCGGAATGCCCCCGGTGGCGCTTTATGGTTTGGTGCTTTTGAGACGGCAGGTCGTTGGCGCACGCGTGGGGATTTGGCACCTGAAAGCGGAGCATAGCTCGCTATTGGTAGATCCCTGGAGGCGGGTATTCACGCATGCCAGGTCGGGATCCATTGAGATCCAGAATGGGATTGTCGAACCAGACGGTCCAGCGAACGGGAGCCAGCCGATTCGCTCGGGAACCAATCGAACGTCATCGGCTGCTGGCTCCCGTCGCTGACCTTTG
The sequence above is drawn from the Verrucomicrobiia bacterium genome and encodes:
- a CDS encoding AAA family ATPase, with protein sequence MIPPDRSVFLWGPRRTGKSFWLREQFAAVPWIDLLQTEVFAEYAARPQLLRERAVSEVWRQGSQTIVVDEVQKVPALLDEVHWLIENLGLRFVLTGSSARKLRRGHANLLAGRAWRREMRPLCFGELWPASPPSGWTGFSVERCVLTGMLPAHVLRIIRWRNSAPTSPATCAKRSPARPSSGTSPASPSSFAWPPSRPRSCSTVPMSPAKPAFPPRWCGDTSRSWRTPCWDSGWRRGLEATIGG